A region from the Citrobacter telavivensis genome encodes:
- a CDS encoding type I secretion system permease/ATPase — MTHADIPGDERITAPALANWARAMSHIAGHYRIACSPGALQASAPWFKDKPMPQALSQLARQAGLSFQPLAPTEQSLTRWRLPVVIQLQDGELVLVEQFDGEDQLDVCFINGELQRNRISLRELLPTVRFIIALRPLSAVKDRRVDAYISRFKPDWLKSLVLKDLRPYGPVMLAALLINILSLSGIIFSMQVYDRVIPAQSWPSLYVLAAGVLIAMLFGFLLRLARGHVMDLLGKRADMRVSDRVFSHALRLRNSAIPRSTGSFISQLRELEQIREMVTSSTISTIVDLPFFFLFIVVLAIIAPPLAWIAPVAALLMILPGLLLQKKLAELANQSAHEATLRNAVLVESVQGLEDIKLMQAENRFLQQWNSYIRITAESGLRTRELSQGLINWGVTVQGLVYAAMVMFGAPLVIEGTLTTGSVVAASMLGSRMIAPMGNLCGVLARWQQVKAAKKGLDSIMELPTETQRDETLVHQEIFHGHYLFENAQFRYHSEDQRVPLRINRLEIAAGERIAVLGRNGAGKSTLLQALAGGVELVEGDARLDNLSLTHIDMADLRRNVGLLSQNARLFFGTLRENLTLGAPHASDDEIFTVLEICGAANFVKRLPKGLDHPIMEGGNGLSGGQRQSIMLARMLLRAPNIVLLDEPTASLDEHSEREFIQRLGQWLGNRTLVVATHRVPVLELVERVVVLKEGQLVMDAPKAQALGQSRMAAQANTREWKNENQSA, encoded by the coding sequence ATGACCCACGCCGACATTCCTGGCGACGAGCGCATTACCGCGCCAGCGCTGGCCAACTGGGCGCGGGCGATGAGCCATATCGCCGGCCATTATCGTATCGCCTGTTCTCCCGGCGCGTTACAGGCAAGCGCCCCCTGGTTCAAAGATAAACCGATGCCGCAGGCGCTCAGCCAACTGGCCCGCCAGGCCGGACTCTCATTTCAGCCGCTGGCCCCCACGGAACAATCGCTCACCCGCTGGCGTCTGCCGGTGGTGATCCAGCTCCAGGACGGTGAACTGGTGCTGGTTGAACAGTTCGATGGCGAAGACCAGCTTGACGTCTGTTTCATCAACGGCGAACTACAGCGCAACCGAATATCCCTGCGCGAACTGCTGCCGACGGTTCGTTTCATCATCGCCTTACGCCCGCTTTCCGCCGTGAAAGACCGCCGGGTGGACGCCTACATCTCACGTTTCAAACCCGACTGGCTAAAAAGTTTGGTGCTGAAAGATCTTCGCCCTTACGGCCCGGTGATGCTGGCGGCGCTGCTGATTAACATCCTGTCGCTTTCCGGGATCATCTTCTCGATGCAGGTGTACGACCGGGTGATCCCCGCGCAGTCATGGCCGTCGCTGTACGTTCTCGCCGCTGGCGTATTGATAGCCATGCTGTTCGGTTTTCTGTTGCGACTCGCCCGCGGTCACGTCATGGATCTGTTGGGTAAACGCGCCGATATGCGGGTGTCGGATCGCGTGTTCAGCCACGCGCTGCGCCTGCGCAACAGTGCGATCCCGCGCTCCACCGGCAGCTTTATTTCACAGCTACGCGAGCTGGAGCAGATCCGTGAAATGGTCACCTCCTCGACCATCTCCACGATTGTGGATCTGCCCTTCTTTTTCCTGTTCATCGTGGTGCTGGCGATCATCGCCCCGCCGCTGGCCTGGATCGCTCCGGTCGCCGCGCTGCTGATGATCCTTCCCGGTCTGCTACTGCAAAAAAAGCTCGCGGAGCTGGCGAATCAGTCGGCGCACGAGGCCACGCTGCGCAATGCCGTGCTGGTCGAAAGCGTTCAGGGGCTGGAGGACATCAAGCTGATGCAGGCGGAGAACCGGTTTCTGCAGCAGTGGAACAGTTATATCCGCATTACCGCCGAGTCGGGACTGCGCACCCGCGAGCTGTCGCAGGGGTTGATCAACTGGGGAGTGACCGTCCAGGGACTGGTTTATGCCGCGATGGTGATGTTTGGTGCCCCGCTGGTGATTGAAGGCACCCTGACCACCGGTTCGGTGGTTGCCGCCTCGATGCTCGGTTCGAGAATGATCGCGCCAATGGGCAATCTGTGCGGCGTACTGGCGCGCTGGCAGCAGGTGAAAGCCGCCAAAAAGGGGCTGGACAGCATAATGGAACTCCCCACCGAGACCCAGCGCGATGAAACGCTGGTGCATCAGGAGATCTTTCACGGTCACTATCTGTTCGAGAACGCACAGTTTCGCTATCACAGTGAAGACCAGCGGGTGCCGCTGCGCATTAACCGGCTGGAGATTGCCGCCGGCGAACGCATCGCGGTGCTCGGGCGCAACGGCGCGGGCAAATCAACGCTGTTACAGGCGCTGGCAGGCGGTGTGGAACTGGTCGAAGGCGACGCCCGTCTTGATAACCTCAGCCTGACGCACATCGATATGGCCGATTTACGCCGCAATGTCGGTCTCCTCAGCCAGAACGCGCGCCTGTTTTTCGGTACGCTGCGCGAGAACCTGACGCTGGGCGCCCCGCATGCCAGCGACGACGAGATTTTTACCGTACTGGAGATTTGCGGCGCGGCCAACTTCGTGAAACGGCTGCCGAAAGGTCTCGACCACCCGATTATGGAAGGCGGCAACGGGCTATCCGGCGGTCAGCGGCAATCCATCATGCTCGCCCGCATGCTGTTGCGCGCACCCAATATTGTCCTGCTTGATGAGCCCACCGCCTCGCTGGATGAGCATTCCGAACGTGAGTTTATTCAGCGGCTGGGACAGTGGCTTGGCAATCGCACTCTGGTGGTTGCCACCCACCGCGTACCGGTACTTGAGCTGGTCGAACGGGTGGTGGTGCTCAAAGAGGGGCAACTGGTGATGGACGCGCCGAAAGCGCAGGCGCTGGGGCAAAGTCGAATGGCCGCGCAGGCCAACACGCGGGAGTGGAAAAATGAAAACCAGTCAGCCTGA
- a CDS encoding phage tail protein, whose product MMMVLGLYVFMLRTVPYQELQYQRSWRHATNSRVNRRPSTQFLGPDNDSLTLSGVLLPEVTGGRLSLLALELMAEQGKAWPLIEGSGTIYGMFVIESLNQTKTEFFESGMPRRIEFTLTLKRVDESLSDMFGSLSDQLSNLQDSATSAIGNIKNTVGGLLQ is encoded by the coding sequence ATGATGATGGTGCTGGGGTTATATGTCTTCATGTTGCGTACCGTGCCGTATCAGGAGCTGCAGTATCAGCGCAGCTGGCGACACGCAACCAACAGCCGGGTGAACCGGCGACCATCAACGCAGTTTCTTGGCCCGGATAATGACTCGCTGACATTATCTGGCGTACTGCTGCCGGAGGTCACTGGGGGCAGGTTGTCATTGTTGGCGCTGGAGTTGATGGCAGAGCAGGGCAAAGCCTGGCCTCTGATTGAAGGCAGTGGAACCATTTACGGTATGTTTGTGATCGAGAGCCTGAATCAGACAAAAACGGAATTTTTTGAAAGTGGAATGCCTCGCCGTATTGAGTTTACGCTGACCCTGAAAAGGGTTGATGAGTCCCTGTCTGATATGTTCGGCAGTCTCAGCGATCAGCTCAGTAACCTGCAGGACTCTGCAACATCTGCGATAGGTAATATTAAAAATACGGTTGGAGGGTTGCTGCAGTGA
- a CDS encoding phage tail tape measure protein, with amino-acid sequence MSDNNLRLQVILNAVDKITRPFRSAQTSSKELAAAIQQSRTRLKELDTQAGKIDGFRKASTQLAVTGNSLKAAREEAAKLATQFSATNRPTAAQARLLEQAKSCVTELQSKYNGLRQSVQRQRLALNEAGLDTKKLSSAQRELRQNADETRQALDRQQKSLKRLGEQQARMNAARDHYSRSLEVRDRIAGAGASTTAAGVAMGAPVVAAVKSYSSIEDAMKGVAKQMNGLRDDSGNRTRQYYDMQDAIKAASEDLPMENGAIDYAALVEGGARMGVTNQDDPYEDQKRDLLAFASTAAKAATAFELPADELAEGLGKIAQLYKVPTRNIEQLGDALNYLDDNAMSKGGDIIDVLQRMGGVADRLDYRKAAALGSTFLSLGAAPEIAASASNAMVRELSIATMQSKRFFEGMDLLKLNPAEIEKQMTTDAMGTIQRVLEKVNNLPQDKRLSAMTMIFGKEFGDDAAKLANNLPELQRQLKLTSGSNANGSMQKESDINKDSLSAQWLLVKTGAQNAFSSLGETLREPLMAIMGTVKQVTVIFRRWVEENPKLAGGLLKVVAGIASVAAVLGTMMLAVSAVLGPLALMRLQFSVLGIKGGSAFGVISKAIGSVGKGIMWLGRLMFANPILAVIGLIAMGAVYIWQNWDTLGPKFKAMWDAVCAATTAAWEWIKQAVSNAWEGIKFLFFNYTLPGLIAKNWDAIRAGVYEAWASIRQAISDKWNAILADVAALPAKFQAMGSAIIDSILDGINARWEALKSKISSVTDYLPDWMTGNNTSGKTQIQITGGAAAVSYAGMYDSGGVIPRGQFGIVGENGPEIVNGPANVTSRRRTAALASIVAGVMGGAATPTEASPLHPFSLPARAYQTQAAKTDIQPSVIRYEINAPIYITAQPGQSAQDIAREVARQLDERERKARAKARSNFSDQGGYES; translated from the coding sequence ATGAGTGACAATAACCTGCGTCTGCAGGTGATTCTGAATGCGGTTGATAAAATCACCCGTCCATTTCGATCCGCGCAGACCAGCTCAAAAGAGCTGGCTGCCGCTATCCAGCAAAGCCGTACCCGGCTGAAAGAATTAGATACGCAGGCGGGTAAGATTGACGGTTTCCGCAAAGCCAGTACGCAACTGGCTGTCACGGGCAACAGCCTGAAAGCCGCACGTGAAGAAGCGGCAAAACTCGCCACGCAGTTTTCCGCCACTAACCGCCCGACGGCGGCACAGGCGAGACTGCTTGAGCAGGCAAAAAGCTGTGTCACTGAGCTGCAGAGTAAATATAACGGCCTTCGCCAGTCCGTACAGCGTCAGCGTCTGGCGCTGAATGAAGCCGGGCTGGACACAAAGAAACTCAGCAGTGCGCAGCGGGAACTGCGACAGAATGCCGATGAAACAAGACAGGCGCTGGACCGTCAGCAGAAATCCCTGAAACGTCTGGGTGAACAGCAGGCCAGAATGAATGCTGCCCGTGATCACTATTCCAGAAGTCTGGAAGTACGGGATCGCATTGCCGGGGCTGGAGCGAGCACTACCGCCGCCGGGGTGGCAATGGGGGCACCTGTGGTGGCTGCTGTTAAGAGCTATTCAAGCATTGAAGATGCCATGAAAGGTGTGGCAAAGCAGATGAATGGCCTGCGTGATGATAGCGGCAACCGTACCAGACAATATTATGACATGCAGGATGCCATTAAGGCTGCCAGCGAAGATTTGCCGATGGAAAACGGTGCCATTGATTATGCCGCGCTGGTTGAGGGCGGTGCACGTATGGGCGTGACCAATCAGGACGATCCTTACGAGGACCAGAAACGTGACCTGCTGGCCTTTGCATCCACGGCGGCAAAAGCCGCAACGGCCTTTGAGCTGCCCGCCGATGAACTGGCGGAAGGGCTGGGGAAAATTGCGCAGCTGTATAAGGTGCCAACCCGCAATATAGAACAACTGGGCGATGCACTGAACTACCTGGACGATAACGCCATGTCAAAGGGCGGGGATATCATCGACGTGCTGCAGCGTATGGGCGGCGTGGCTGATCGCCTGGACTATCGCAAGGCGGCAGCACTTGGTTCCACATTCCTGTCTCTTGGTGCCGCACCGGAAATAGCTGCCAGTGCCTCTAATGCTATGGTGCGTGAACTGTCCATTGCGACAATGCAGAGCAAGCGCTTCTTTGAGGGCATGGATCTGCTGAAACTTAATCCTGCAGAGATTGAAAAGCAGATGACCACCGATGCCATGGGCACTATTCAGCGCGTTCTGGAGAAGGTCAACAATCTGCCGCAGGATAAACGCCTGTCAGCGATGACGATGATTTTTGGCAAAGAGTTTGGCGATGATGCAGCAAAACTGGCTAACAACCTGCCGGAGCTGCAGCGCCAGCTGAAACTCACATCCGGCAGTAACGCAAACGGCTCCATGCAGAAAGAATCGGACATCAACAAAGATTCATTGTCTGCTCAGTGGTTGCTGGTTAAGACGGGCGCGCAAAACGCTTTCAGTAGTCTGGGCGAAACGCTGCGTGAGCCTCTGATGGCGATCATGGGAACGGTAAAGCAGGTCACGGTAATATTTCGCCGCTGGGTTGAGGAAAACCCGAAGCTGGCAGGTGGGTTGCTGAAAGTTGTTGCGGGCATTGCCTCTGTTGCAGCGGTGCTGGGGACAATGATGCTGGCAGTGTCGGCGGTGCTTGGCCCTCTTGCACTGATGCGCCTGCAGTTCTCTGTCCTGGGTATCAAAGGAGGAAGCGCATTTGGTGTGATCAGCAAGGCCATCGGCAGTGTTGGTAAGGGGATTATGTGGCTGGGCCGCCTGATGTTCGCAAACCCAATACTGGCTGTGATTGGCCTGATTGCGATGGGGGCAGTCTATATCTGGCAGAACTGGGACACGCTGGGACCGAAGTTCAAAGCTATGTGGGATGCAGTTTGCGCTGCCACGACTGCTGCGTGGGAATGGATTAAACAGGCTGTCAGCAATGCCTGGGAAGGCATCAAATTTCTGTTTTTCAACTACACCCTGCCAGGGTTGATTGCCAAAAACTGGGACGCCATCAGGGCCGGAGTGTATGAAGCATGGGCCAGTATCAGACAGGCCATCAGTGATAAATGGAATGCGATTCTGGCTGATGTTGCGGCGCTCCCGGCAAAATTCCAGGCGATGGGGAGCGCAATTATTGACAGTATTCTGGATGGGATTAACGCCAGATGGGAGGCGCTTAAAAGCAAGATTTCCTCTGTTACCGATTATCTGCCTGACTGGATGACCGGTAATAACACGTCGGGCAAAACACAGATACAGATAACGGGTGGCGCTGCTGCTGTTTCTTATGCTGGCATGTACGACAGCGGCGGCGTTATTCCGCGTGGGCAGTTTGGCATCGTGGGCGAGAATGGTCCGGAGATTGTGAACGGTCCGGCAAATGTAACCAGCCGGCGGCGTACTGCAGCACTGGCTTCCATTGTTGCCGGAGTCATGGGGGGTGCTGCAACACCGACAGAGGCGTCACCGCTTCATCCGTTCAGCCTCCCGGCGCGGGCATACCAGACGCAGGCCGCTAAGACAGATATCCAACCCTCAGTTATCCGCTATGAGATAAACGCGCCCATTTATATCACTGCCCAGCCGGGGCAGAGTGCGCAGGATATTGCCCGCGAAGTGGCGCGGCAGCTTGATGAGCGCGAGCGCAAAGCCAGGGCTAAAGCACGCAGTAATTTCAGCGATCAAGGGGGATATGAATCATGA
- a CDS encoding TolC family outer membrane protein: MGKRPLTFWWLVGNLCAAPAIAAGETPRIAPQQWVEQQELPALDGPMPLSSDSAAPGELSLSQAVNRAVTWHPSIAEVVGKLYAQIQQVDVAKAKYYPQVNAGMNNGYTNSYSDSGFSPSLVLSLSQMLYDFGKVASQVRAENASVAQEQANVLLSIDTVSHETATAIVQVQTWQQMVAVAKEQLDALSAIGRLANQRNDEGASSLSDVVQTDARIEGARSQLVQYQANLESSQSTLMTWLGWKNLNTISNDFPPKLSRSCELAKPDDKLVPSVLAAWAQANIAQANLDYANAQMTPTVSLEPEVRRYLNDNYAGHESVDRTQYSAWVKVEMPIYQGGGLTARRNAASHAVESAQSAIQRTRLDVRKKLLADRSEAMNLVTSLQIQKRQETLSERTRELYQQQYLDLGSRPLLDVLNAEQEVYQARFAQLQTESQLHQLQLNCLYNTGQMRQAFGLENRTIQSVEIQP; this comes from the coding sequence ATGGGAAAACGACCGCTTACATTCTGGTGGCTGGTGGGAAACCTGTGCGCGGCCCCGGCTATCGCGGCTGGAGAGACGCCCCGCATCGCCCCGCAACAGTGGGTTGAGCAACAGGAACTGCCCGCGCTTGATGGCCCGATGCCGCTGAGCAGCGACAGCGCCGCTCCCGGTGAACTGAGCCTCTCTCAGGCGGTCAATCGCGCCGTCACCTGGCATCCGTCGATCGCGGAAGTGGTCGGCAAACTGTATGCCCAAATCCAGCAGGTCGATGTCGCGAAAGCCAAATACTACCCGCAGGTTAACGCCGGGATGAACAACGGTTATACCAACAGCTATTCCGACAGCGGATTTAGCCCATCGCTGGTGCTGTCACTGTCGCAAATGCTCTATGACTTCGGCAAAGTCGCAAGCCAGGTACGGGCAGAAAACGCCAGCGTGGCGCAGGAACAGGCCAACGTGCTGCTCAGCATTGATACGGTTAGTCATGAAACGGCAACCGCCATTGTGCAGGTGCAGACATGGCAACAGATGGTGGCGGTGGCAAAGGAGCAACTGGATGCCCTGAGCGCCATTGGCAGGCTGGCGAATCAGCGCAACGATGAAGGGGCCAGCTCGCTTTCGGACGTGGTGCAGACCGATGCGCGTATCGAAGGCGCACGCTCCCAGCTCGTGCAATATCAGGCCAACCTTGAAAGCTCGCAGTCGACGCTCATGACCTGGCTGGGCTGGAAAAACCTCAATACCATCAGTAACGACTTCCCGCCAAAGCTGAGTCGCAGTTGCGAACTGGCAAAGCCAGACGACAAGCTGGTGCCTTCCGTGCTCGCCGCCTGGGCGCAGGCTAATATCGCCCAGGCCAATCTCGACTACGCTAACGCGCAAATGACGCCAACGGTTTCGCTGGAACCAGAGGTGCGTCGCTATCTCAACGATAATTACGCCGGGCATGAGTCCGTTGACCGTACCCAGTATTCGGCGTGGGTCAAAGTGGAGATGCCCATTTATCAGGGCGGCGGCTTAACCGCCCGTCGCAACGCCGCCAGCCACGCGGTGGAATCCGCCCAGTCGGCAATCCAGCGTACCCGGCTGGACGTGCGCAAGAAGCTGCTTGCCGATCGCAGTGAAGCGATGAATCTCGTGACCTCCTTGCAGATCCAGAAACGCCAGGAAACGTTGAGCGAGCGAACGCGCGAGCTGTATCAGCAGCAGTATCTCGACCTCGGCTCCCGACCGCTGCTCGACGTGCTCAACGCCGAACAGGAGGTCTACCAGGCGCGCTTCGCACAGTTACAGACGGAGAGTCAGTTGCATCAACTGCAGCTTAACTGCCTGTATAACACCGGTCAGATGCGCCAGGCCTTTGGTCTGGAAAACCGCACGATCCAGTCAGTGGAGATCCAGCCATGA
- a CDS encoding HlyD family efflux transporter periplasmic adaptor subunit — MKTSQPDATPDALDDSREREFSGASRIIWLTGILCLILAVWAWFGILDEVSTGTGKVIPSSREQVLQSLDGGILAELMVHEGDQVQAGQVLARMDPTRSESNVGESAARYRASLASSQRLTAEVSDKPLVFSDELNGWPDLLASETRLYTSRRAQLADAQSELKEALALVNKELAITERLAKSGAASHVEVLRLQRQKSDIGLKLTDLRSQYYVQAREALSKANAEVAMLSAIIKGREDSVTRLTIRSPVRGIVKNIQVTTIGGVIPPNGEMMEIVPVDDHLLIETRLSPRDIAFIHPGQRALVKITAYDYAIYGGLEGVVETISPDTIQDKVKPEIFYYRVFIRTHQDYLQNKLGRRFSIVPGMIATVDIKTGEKTIVDYLIKPFNRAREALRER; from the coding sequence ATGAAAACCAGTCAGCCTGACGCAACGCCGGACGCACTCGACGACAGCCGCGAGCGCGAATTTTCGGGTGCCAGCCGCATCATCTGGCTCACCGGGATCTTGTGCCTGATCCTCGCGGTGTGGGCGTGGTTCGGCATTCTTGATGAGGTTTCGACCGGTACCGGTAAGGTGATCCCCAGTTCGCGTGAGCAGGTATTACAGTCGCTCGACGGAGGAATTCTCGCCGAGCTGATGGTGCATGAGGGCGATCAGGTACAGGCGGGACAAGTGCTGGCGAGGATGGACCCCACGCGATCGGAGTCTAACGTCGGCGAAAGCGCCGCCCGCTATCGCGCGTCGCTGGCCTCCAGTCAACGCCTGACGGCGGAGGTGAGCGATAAGCCGCTGGTCTTTTCTGACGAGCTGAACGGCTGGCCGGATCTGCTCGCCTCGGAAACGCGGCTCTATACCAGTCGCCGCGCGCAACTCGCTGATGCGCAGTCTGAGCTCAAAGAGGCGCTGGCGCTGGTGAATAAAGAGCTGGCGATCACCGAGCGACTGGCAAAAAGCGGGGCTGCCAGCCACGTCGAGGTATTGCGTTTGCAGCGGCAAAAAAGCGACATCGGCCTGAAGCTCACGGATTTGCGCTCGCAATATTACGTCCAGGCGCGCGAGGCGTTGTCCAAAGCCAACGCCGAAGTGGCAATGCTGTCCGCCATCATTAAGGGACGCGAAGATTCGGTGACCCGCCTGACCATTCGCTCTCCGGTTCGCGGTATTGTGAAGAACATTCAGGTCACGACCATCGGCGGCGTGATCCCGCCAAACGGCGAAATGATGGAGATTGTGCCGGTTGACGATCATCTGCTGATTGAGACGCGCCTGTCTCCGCGCGATATCGCCTTTATCCATCCCGGTCAGCGCGCGCTGGTCAAAATCACCGCCTACGATTACGCCATTTACGGTGGCCTTGAAGGCGTGGTTGAAACCATCTCGCCGGACACCATTCAGGACAAAGTAAAACCAGAAATCTTCTACTACCGCGTCTTCATCCGTACCCATCAGGACTATTTACAAAATAAGCTGGGACGCCGCTTTTCTATCGTACCGGGCATGATTGCGACAGTGGATATAAAAACAGGTGAAAAAACCATCGTCGACTATTTAATCAAACCGTTCAATCGGGCGCGAGAAGCGCTGCGCGAGCGGTAA
- a CDS encoding phage late control D family protein produces MNFSSDLFDLNSKSPAFSITIEGKDVTAALDARLMSLTLTDNRGFEADQLDLELDDADGQIVLPRRGAVIQLALGWKGQPLFPKGAFTVDEIEHSGAPDRLTIRARSADFRETLNTRREKSWHQTSVGDVVKEIAARHKLKMALGKDLADKALEHLDQTNESDASFLMKLARQYGAIASVKDGNLLFIRQGQGRTASGKPLPVITIERKAGDGHRFTLADRGAYTGVIASWLHTREPKKKETMQVKRRRKKVAAPKAPEAKQGDYLVGTDENVLVLNRTYANRSNAERAAKMQWERLQRGVASFSLQLAEGRADLYTEMPVKVSGFKQPIDEAEWTITTLTHNVSPDSGFTTSLDLEVKIDGLEME; encoded by the coding sequence GTGAATTTTAGCTCTGATCTTTTTGACCTGAACAGCAAAAGCCCGGCTTTCAGTATCACCATTGAAGGTAAGGATGTGACTGCCGCGCTGGATGCGCGTCTGATGAGTCTGACGCTCACCGATAACCGGGGTTTTGAGGCTGACCAGCTTGATCTGGAGCTGGACGACGCCGACGGGCAGATCGTCCTGCCGCGACGTGGTGCCGTTATTCAGCTGGCGCTGGGATGGAAGGGCCAGCCGCTTTTCCCTAAAGGAGCTTTTACCGTAGATGAAATTGAACACAGCGGTGCACCTGACCGGCTGACCATCCGGGCGCGTAGCGCAGATTTCCGTGAAACCCTCAATACACGACGCGAAAAATCATGGCATCAGACAAGCGTTGGCGATGTGGTAAAGGAAATAGCCGCCCGGCATAAGCTCAAAATGGCGCTGGGTAAAGACCTGGCGGATAAAGCGCTGGAACATCTGGACCAGACCAATGAAAGCGATGCCAGTTTCCTGATGAAGCTGGCGCGCCAGTATGGGGCGATTGCTTCCGTGAAGGATGGAAACCTGTTGTTTATCCGGCAGGGGCAGGGAAGGACGGCGAGCGGTAAGCCGCTGCCGGTAATCACCATTGAACGTAAGGCCGGTGACGGTCATCGTTTTACCCTGGCCGATCGTGGCGCGTATACGGGCGTTATTGCCAGCTGGCTGCATACCCGTGAACCAAAGAAGAAAGAAACAATGCAGGTAAAGCGACGTCGCAAGAAAGTCGCCGCACCCAAAGCGCCGGAAGCAAAACAGGGTGATTATCTGGTGGGAACGGATGAAAACGTGCTGGTTCTTAATCGTACCTATGCTAACCGGAGCAATGCAGAGCGCGCAGCAAAAATGCAGTGGGAACGTCTGCAGCGCGGGGTTGCTTCATTTTCCCTGCAGCTCGCTGAGGGCCGGGCAGATCTCTATACAGAAATGCCGGTAAAAGTGTCGGGGTTTAAACAGCCGATTGATGAGGCTGAGTGGACCATCACCACACTGACGCATAACGTCAGCCCGGATAGTGGGTTTACGACTAGTCTGGATCTTGAGGTGAAAATTGATGGTCTTGAAATGGAATAA
- a CDS encoding phage tail assembly protein, which produces MSDKLTERTVQLDTPIKRGKTEITEIVLRKPQSGALRGTRLQAIMDMDVGAMMTVIPRISTPTLTAQEMAELDPADLTALSVEVVTFLLKKSVLAGLPTA; this is translated from the coding sequence ATGAGCGACAAGCTGACTGAAAGGACCGTGCAACTGGATACCCCGATCAAGCGCGGTAAAACTGAAATCACCGAAATTGTGCTGCGCAAACCGCAGTCCGGCGCACTGCGCGGGACACGCCTGCAGGCAATCATGGATATGGATGTGGGCGCGATGATGACCGTCATCCCGCGTATTTCCACCCCGACACTGACCGCGCAGGAAATGGCAGAACTGGACCCCGCCGATCTCACCGCGTTGTCGGTAGAGGTGGTGACTTTTTTGTTGAAGAAGTCGGTGCTTGCCGGTTTACCGACAGCCTGA
- a CDS encoding GpE family phage tail protein, whose protein sequence is MADIATIFHWSPSITDVMPLTDVLEWRHKAIQRSGASDE, encoded by the coding sequence GTGGCAGACATTGCTACCATCTTTCACTGGTCGCCGTCCATCACTGACGTTATGCCGCTGACTGATGTGCTGGAGTGGCGGCACAAAGCGATTCAGAGAAGCGGGGCCAGCGATGAGTGA
- a CDS encoding levansucrase regulator, which produces MMNCPECGQAAHTRSSFQVSATTKERYNQCQNINCGCTFVTHETFVRHITKPNVVSSAPLHPGKGGQAHMNF; this is translated from the coding sequence ATGATGAACTGTCCAGAGTGCGGTCAGGCTGCACACACCAGAAGTAGCTTCCAGGTATCAGCAACGACGAAGGAACGTTATAACCAGTGCCAGAATATTAACTGTGGCTGTACATTCGTGACTCATGAAACGTTTGTACGTCACATAACAAAACCGAATGTCGTTTCTTCTGCACCGCTACATCCAGGAAAGGGCGGACAAGCCCATATGAATTTCTGA